The Cloeon dipterum chromosome 3, ieCloDipt1.1, whole genome shotgun sequence genome includes a region encoding these proteins:
- the LOC135940940 gene encoding bromodomain adjacent to zinc finger domain protein 2B-like isoform X5, with protein MDKDGGKESRGGSSKDHHSSIPHMPPGATPNLLDSLFAQSLFNAAQPGGFGNHFPGSYSMLGRPPPSAQNSAYGIPPSSSAGPYGGLGTLSAAANQAASLGINSASAWWNMASQIAAQDYLARLSGSLPFGGLTGESLVPGFDLLQAQQALAAAAATAPVKSSGKHSSKSERRSNSHANSSSSHHTSTASTTSKSSPSVTTSSSLPAGIPASSASRVSDPASILGGVRLPPDTEIIKYTSSIVGPKIPGTTNRGRKKTISLDPPSVSVLPTNMMHPSASGPTSASMLMTDHHRRGSRGSGAKSRQNKEAARRSGSPVDRVEVIKLPASSPATTNGGSGMSNLASLTVPSYGGGSSEQGEDAPLNLSMKPAHSTALPASEKQSRRKPGPRPRRVPQNPSGPSAPSPSPSFAQLFASIDGPRPTSSAYSSANSGNEDSDSQTKDRPRNLGRGVSKPKKNTVASLLAQSRALGIKPTVASLNHHQVSLLKPPSLQSDCKKMGITSDDDSSLPDVSSDESDDVNAMLGSDSDSADEERGRGRKRESTDPEDGPSSAKRHRSSASMERDLRIPLSRGWKRETLICGLGKSGSVKGEVSYNSPCGQRFKNCTDILKFLEAQGITDLNKDNFNFSSKLVLGDFLQPLMQGAKAPEDCLRLTEEEVVMRVEQLRVYKAATASSKPKQSRNYRRMREEEYLRRQYEAQHLARIAQGHKLAQQLEKEKSQMAAREAKRIAKEEAQKIKEQLRIMKEHEKFERQETLRREREHKAMQMHEARRKRQQELEDQRLEEQQRKAKEREHKRQQAVLLKEQAVQLYMQELTKQREMLYSVEMERERRRQHMVLVKSLESRRRFEDREKRRLEQKAEKQASRERREEQRRAEIELLRELRKPAEDMALFATPEHKDMPILNRIPGLKLAGEAFADTLMVFEFLHNFGETLGFDMESLPCLNSLQMALLNDEEAEEELLSVMTHLLVCAIEDPGIPNPARHTTLLGQSLRQADITHTNLSEILRIYLYANATGEVKALYGVTYEREREKKEPNRNQAFLDRMKDNQTCIMSEWLRTTPFLALSPTRKAAILAFICNELLQNKAVCRQIDASIENVAQLRKDRWAIDGKIRKLRMMHGRKARMEQIAAVTKQHENSLAPPTPEKEGMDGGESKDGTKDLEKSEPDKKNDIDDDDDEESGNESEGTTAEVEVPEEDEDKKMTAEELQKKLEKVSKQSEQWMQDLSSAAQQLRAICFGQDRYWRRYWSLPRAGGIFVEAIESAEPEMFSEGEDGPEEPEEIDEAAAAEDEGNKEGKDADEEKSEEASEKQDEDAEKKEAIVENGLKEEKEDTPDVEMKDESLVEKPEAEAVKAEPIKAEATPKKEEPEEMEEDDLDNSERFNPINHLMRWGSPSIYNGAKDLNGSYNSKLENSTTSTYSGMASPGNLSLVDKQWFSLIPKDACDENSLTKPPYRSSAIGVPLTKGVGEIRIPWFPRPQTSASPLPAASPAPSSRPSLCDSPPLYSAEETALHIEHLKRLGETVESEPRPIPRDKRRGWWRITDPEKMQTLITNCHPRGVRERELKRTVSRYMEYVAESGSQFFLVKLCAPGDTISTDLSTGDEAKPVSKSAPSRDEPDAWSEKVALRVDMLMLEQVEALEDRVANASMQVKGWKVPPRASTDETIQFRASCLTPDDEDEERQDPVMIAKERLADLEAAIERRYLKPPLGTSCELSLSNLQASDQHKAPPSPSSPSGEPDTLPKGLVTWRDGVVKAKTAAQLAMVFYMLEASIAWDKSIMKAVSDSSANMSNCQFCSSGDNEDKLLLCDGCDKGYHMYCFKPKIESVPDGDWYCFECRNKATGERNCIVCGKRGVGKNLVLCDSCPRAYHLECLTPPIAKVPRGKWFCPSCNSKNPKKRGRRPKMSESEGSSVVGGDYEGAASTTVTSTSTTNTSSSPPSSTPANSASPPAKKDRNKKLARELTACKTLLDELEAHDEAWPFLLPVNTKQFPTYRKIIRSPMDLSTIRKRLTEGVYKGREEFCADVRVIFNNCETFNEDDSPVGKAGHSMRSFFEARWIELWNGNQH; from the exons CCCAATCTCTTTTTAACGCGGCCCAACCGGGAGGCTTTGGCAACCACTTTCCAGGATCCTACAGCATGCTCGGAAGACCACCTCCGTCAGCTCAGAACTCTGCCTACGGAATCCCGCCCAGCTCTTCTGCAGGGCCCTACGGGGGACTGGGAACCCTGAGTGCGGCCGCCAATCAGGCAGCCTCTTTGGGAATCAATTCAGCCA GCGCGTGGTGGAACATGGCCTCGCAGATTGCAGCCCAGGACTACCTCGCCAGACTGTCCGGTAGTCTCCCGTTCGGCGGTCTGACCGGCGAAAGCCTGGTCCCGGGTTTTGATCTCCTTCAGGCCCAGCAAGCCTTAG ctgcagcagcggccACTGCTCCGGTCAAGTCCTCCGGAAAACATTCCTCTAAGTCTGAACGAAGGAGCAACAGTCACGCGAATTCTTCGTCTAGCCACCACACTTCTACCGCATCGACAACTTCGAAAAGTAGTCCCTCAGTAACCACGTCCAGCTCGTTGCCAGCTGGAATTCCCGCTTCGTCAGCCAGTAGAGTCAG TGATCCGGCCAGTATTCTGGGTGGGGTGCGTCTGCCTCCCGACACTGAAATCATCAAATACACCTCATCCATCGTGGGTCCTAAAATCCCCGGCACAACCAACAGAGGCAGAAAGAAGACCATCTCGCTGGACCCACCCTCCGTCAGTGTGTTGCCCACAAACATGATGCACCCTTCAGCGTCGGGACCCACCTCGGCCAGCATGCTGATGACTGACCACCACCGGCGGGGCAGCAGAGGCTCTGGAGCCAAATCTCGACAAAAC AAAGAGGCTGCGCGGCGGTCCGGCTCGCCAGTTGACAGGGTTGAGGTGATCAAGTTACCCGCATCTTCGCCGGCCACCACCAACGGTGGCTCGGGCATGTCCAACCTCGCCTCTCTGACCGTTCCCTCATACGGAGGCGGCAGCAGCGAACAGGGAGAAGATGCTCCACTCAATTTGTCCATGAAACCGGCGCATAGCACAGCGCTTCCCGCTTCTGAAAAGCAAT CTCGTCGTAAACCAGGCCCTAGGCCCCGACGAGTGCCGCAGAACCCTTCAGGTCCATCAGCTCCATCTCCCAGTCCGTCTTTCGCCCAGCTGTTCGCCAGTATCGACGGACCCAGACCCACAAGCTCAGCCTACAGCTCTGCTAACTCTGGCAACGAAGACTCTGACTCTCAGACAAAG GACCGACCTCGAAACCTTGGCCGTGGAGTGTCCAAGCCCAAGAAAAACACTGTGGCGTCTCTGTTGGCCCAAAGCAGAGCTCTTGGCATCAAGCCCACCGTGGCGTCGCTCAACCACCACCAAGTGTCCCTGCTCAAGCCGCCCTCGCTGCAGTCCGATTGCAAAAAGATGGGTATCACGAGCGATGACGACAGCTCGTTGCCAGACGTGAGCAGCGATGAGAGCGACGACGTAAACGCCATGCTCGGCAGTGATTCTGACAGCGCCGACGAGGAGAGAGGCCGAGGCCGCAAGAGGGAGTCGACAGACCCTGAGGACGGACCTA gcTCTGCCAAAAGGCATAGGAGTAGTGCGTCCATGGAAAGAGATCTCCGAATTCCCCTATCCCGTGGATGGAAGCGAGAAACCTTAATCTGTGGCCTAGGAAAATCTGGTTCCGTGAAGGGAGAGGTGTCTTATAATTCGCCGTGCGGGCAGAGGTTCAAAAACTGCACTGACATATTGAAA TTCCTCGAAGCGCAAGGCATCACGGACTTAAACAAAGACAATTTCAACTTCAGTTCAAAACTGGTGCTGGGTGATTTCTTGCAGCCTTTGATGCAAGGCGCGAAAGCGCCTGAGGACTGTCTTAGACTTACTGAAGAGGAAGTAGTTATGAGGGTGGAGCAACTGCGAGTATACAAAGCTGCCACTGCCAGCAGCAAGCCTAAGCAAAGCAG GAATTACAGGAGGATGAGAGAGGAAGAATATCTGAGGAGACAATATGAGGCACAGCACTTGGCAAGAATCGCACAAGGACACAAATTGGCACAACAGTTGGAAAAGGAGAAGAGCCAGATGGCCGCGCGAGAAGCCAAGAGAATCGCCAAGGAGGAAGCTCAAAAAATCAAGGAACAGTTGAG aATCATGAAGGAGCACGAGAAGTTTGAACGGCAAGAGACCTTGAGGAGAGAGCGTGAACACAAAGCTATGCAGATGCACGAG GCTCGACGGAAACGTCAGCAAGAGCTGGAAGATCAGCGGTTGGAAGAACAGCAGCGCAAAGCCAAG GAAAGAGAACACAAGAGACAGCAGGCTGTTTTGTTGAAGGAACAAG CTGTGCAACTGTACATGCAGGAGCTCACTAAGCAAAGGGAGATGCTCTACTCTGTCGAAATG GAGCGAGAGCGGCGACGGCAACACATGGTGCTGGTGAAGTCCCTCGAGTCCAGGCGGCGCTTCGAAGACCGCGAGAAGAGGCGCTTGGAGCAGAAGGCGGAAAAGCAGGCGAGCAGAGAGCGCCGCGAGGAACAGCGACGAGCCGAGATCGAGCTGCTGAGGGAGCTGCGCAAGCCTGCTGAAGATATGGCGTTATTCGCAACTCCAG AACACAAGGACATGCCGATTTTGAACCGCATTCCTGGACTAAAACTGGCTGGCGAGGCGTTTGCGGACACTCTAATGGTGTTTGAGTTCCTGCACAACTTTGGAGAAACGCTCGGTTTTG ATATGGAAAGTCTGCCTTGTTTGAACAGTCTACAAATGGCTCTCCTCAACGATGAAGAGGCTGAAGAGGAGCTTCTCTCTGTGATGACCCATTTGCTAGTATGTGCAATAGAAGATCCAGGAATACCGAATCCAGCGCGGCACACCACACTGCTGGGCCAGTCGCTCAGACAGGCTGACATTACACACACAAACTTATCAGAAATACTACGCATCTACCTCTACGCAAACGCTACTGGAGAAGTGAAAGCTCTCTATG gTGTAACATACGAAAGAGAACGAGAGAAAAAGGAACCAAATCGCAACCAAGCATTTTTGGACCGAATGAAGGATAACCAGACGTGCATTATGTCCGAGTGGCTGCGCACCACGCCATTCCTCGCACTCAGTCCCACGCGCAAAGCGGCCATTCTCGCATTTATATGCAACGAGTTGCTTCAGAACAAGGCCGTGTGCCGGCAAATTGATGCCTCGATCGAAAATGTTGCTCAGCTTAGAAAAGACAGATGGGCTATCGATGGAAAGATTAGAAA GCTTAGGATGATGCATGGCCGAAAGGCTCGTATGGAGCAAATCGCTGCAGTAACAAAACAGCATGAAAATTCTCTGGCGCCGCCCACGCCTGAGAAAGAAGGAATGGATGGCGGAGAGAGTAAAGACGGAACGAAAGACTTGGAGAAAAGCGAGCCTGATAAGAAAAACGACATCgatgatgacgatgatgaAGAAAGTGGAAACGAAAGTGAAGGAACCACAGCAGAGGTTGAGGTTCCTGAGGAG GATGAGGATAAGAAAATGACTGCAGAAGAGTTGCAGAAAAAGCTGGAGAAAGTGTCCAAGCAAAGTGAACAGTGGATGCAAGACTTGAGCAGTGCAGCTCAGCAACTGCGCGCCATTTGCTTTGGTCAGGACCGGTATTGGCGACGCTACTGGTCCCTGCCGCGAGCTGGAGGCATTTTCGTAGAAGCTATTGAATCGGCAGAGCCCGAGATGTTCAGTGAGGGCGAAGACGGTCCAGAGGAACCAGAGGAGATTGATGAGGCCGCTGCCGCTGAAGACGAAGGCAACAAGGAAGGCAAAGATGCTGATGAGGAAAAATCAGAGGAGGCATCTGAAAAGCAGGATGAAGATGCCGAGAAAAAGGAGGCTATCGTGGAAAATGGTCTGAAGGAGGAGAAAGAGGACACTCCTGATGTCGAAATGAAGGACGAGTCGCTTGTAGAAAAACCAGAAGCGGAAGCTGTGAAGGCGGAGCCCATCAAGGCTGAGGCGACGCCTAAAAAGGAAGAACCTGAGGAGATGGAGGAAGACGACCTAGACAACAGCGAGCGGTTCAACCCCATCAACCACTTAATGCGCTGGGGCTCGCCCAGCATCTACAACGGAGCCAAAGATCTCAACGGCAGCTACAACTCCAAGCTGGAGAACAGCACCACTTCGACGTACAGCGGCATGGCCTCGCCGGGCAACCTCTCCCTTGTGGACAAGCAGTGGTTCAGTTTGATCCCAAAGGACGCATGCGACGAGAACTCGCTGACCAAACCGCCGTACCGCAGCTCTGCCATCGGAGTGCCGCTCACCAAGGGTGTAGGCGAGATCCGAATTCCATGGTTCCCGCGGCCGCAGACAAGCGCCTCTCCGCTACCCGCTGCCTCGCCGGCGCCATCCAGCAGACCCAGCCTCTGTGATTCCCCGCCTTTGTACTCTGCCGAAGAGACTGCACTGCACATTGAGCACCTCAAACGGCTTGGCGAAACTGTTGAGTCTGAGCCCAGACCCATTCCAAGAg ACAAAAGACGCGGCTGGTGGCGGATCACGGATCCGGAAAAGATGCAGACGTTGATCACCAACTGCCATCCGCGTGGCGTTCGTGAGAGGGAGCTGAAGCGCACGGTGAGCAGATACATGGAGTACGTCGCCGAGTCCGGCAGCCAG TTCTTCCTTGTGAAGCTCTGCGCTCCCGGTGACACGATTTCAACCGATCTCAGCACTGGCGACGAGGCCAAGCCAGTCAGCAAAAGCGCTCCCAGCAGGGATGAGCCAGACGCGTGGAGCGAGAAGGTGGCGCTCAGGGTTGACATGCTGATGCTTGAGCAGGTTGAGGCCTTGGAGGACAGGGTGGCCAACGCCAGTATGCAGGTCAAGGGCTGGAAGGTGCCGCCAAGGGCGTCCACAGACGAGACCATTCAGTTCAGAGCCTCGTGCCTCACGCCTGACGACGAGGATGAGGAGCGACAGGATCCCGTGATGATCGCCAAAGAGCGGCTGGCAGACCTCGAGGCCGCCATCGAACGACGCTACCTGAAGCCACCATTGGGAACCAG TTGTGAGCTGTCCCTATCCAACTTGCAAGCGTCCGATCAGCACAAGGCACCGCCGAGTCCGTCGTCTCCTTCTGGGGAGCCGGACACCCTTCCCAAGGGTCTGGTTACCTGGAGGGATGGCGTGGTGAAGGCAAAGACTGCCGCCCAACTTGCCATGGTGTTCTACATGCTCGAGGCGTCCATTGCCTGGGACAAGAGTATCATGAAAGCAGTGAGTGATTCGTCTGCTAATATGAGT AACTGCCAGTTCTGCAGTTCTGGAGACAACGAGGACAAACTGCTGCTTTGCGATGGCTGCGACAAGGGGTACCACATGTACTGCTTCAAGCCCAAGATCGAAAGCGTCCCTGACGGAGACTG GTACTGCTTTGAGTGTCGCAACAAGGCCACCGGCGAGAGAAACTGCATCGTGTGCGGGAAGCGTGGCGTTGGCAAGAATCTGGTGCTGTGCGACTCCTGTCCAAGGGCCTACCACCTTGAGTGTCTCACTCCCCCCATTGCTAAG GTGCCTCGCGGGAAATGGTTCTGCCCCAGCTGCAACTCGAAGAACCCGAAAAAGCGTGGTCGCCGGCCAAAAATGAGTGAGTCCGAGGGCAGCTCCGTAGTCGGTGGCGACTACGAGGGTGCCGCCTCCACCACAGTCACTTCCACCTCCACCACAAACACCTCCTCGAGCCCCCCCTCGTCCACCCCAGCCAATTCCGCCTCCCCTCCAGCCAAGAAGGAccgcaacaaaaaattagccCGCGAGCTCACGGCATGCAAGACTTTGCTGGACGAGCTGGAGGCGCACGATGAGGCGTGGCCCTTCCTCTTGCCGGTGAACACAAAACAGTTCCCGACGTACCGTAAAATAATCCGATCACCCATGGATCTCAGCACAATTAGAAAGCGACTCACAGAAGGAGT ATACAAAGGGCGAGAGGAATTCTGCGCCGATGTCCGAGTGATCTTCAACAACTGTGAAACGTTCAACGAGGACGACTCGCCGGTGGGCAAAGCCGGGCACAGCATGCGCTCGTTCTTCGAGGCGCGCTGGATCGAACTCTGGAACGGCAATCAACACTGA